A genomic region of Thermoplasmatales archaeon contains the following coding sequences:
- a CDS encoding site-specific DNA-methyltransferase translates to MSGWVELIWNGKRENSFTKESVDKYYGKVREVKKIHLPFQKIELLGIKKLPTLDRWIPEFPERDWPKNYPKNWKNLLIWGDNKLAMSSLLQGININGEILNLRGKIKLIYIDPPFATGADFSFKVPMPESWKDLIPENEMVKNPSIMEELAYRDMWGGKTPEERISSYLNYMYERLLLMKELLANDGSIYVHLDYRMAHYVKVMMDEIFGRENFRNEIVWCYTGPGRQISDFPDKHDLIYRYSKSENYIFNPDEIRIPYVKLDTGKTHGIFKQRAILNEKGKIPEDWWSDITPVARLHATELLAFPTQKPEALLERIVLASSNEGDIVADFFSGSGTLARVAEKLGRRWVCCDISKYAIHLTRKTLLDIENTKSLGRKSGKDKEPYGKPCRPFYLITIANYMTDKMDNRADVISLILNLYGASPMKQVLEHLHGIREKEKEIVHVGQANFPVTPAEIYEVIKEFKETPFYKDGWTLVILGWDWAPDTFERARDLWEREDVKLKLLHIPPVKKIEEIIEKHNLDLSKIIKFEYAFDEKVRENLRFVEPGYVQLEVKKDGLNVEIKIKDFWVRLPHGYEDLEEEIRKRISETKTDKIREKYFLPLINYWAVDWNYDGNVFKHDFVSFDKKLGEGKVDIKASNTYVKAGTYRVVVKITDIFGGETSKELIVNVEG, encoded by the coding sequence CTGAAAGAGATTGGCCTAAAAATTACCCGAAGAATTGGAAAAACTTGCTTATATGGGGGGATAACAAACTTGCCATGTCTTCTTTACTTCAGGGTATAAACATAAATGGTGAAATACTAAATTTGAGAGGAAAAATAAAGCTTATTTACATAGACCCACCTTTTGCAACAGGTGCTGATTTCTCTTTTAAGGTTCCAATGCCTGAAAGCTGGAAAGATTTGATACCAGAAAATGAGATGGTAAAAAATCCTTCAATAATGGAAGAGCTTGCATACAGAGATATGTGGGGTGGAAAAACACCAGAAGAGAGAATCTCATCTTATCTCAACTACATGTATGAGAGACTCCTCTTAATGAAAGAGCTTCTGGCAAACGATGGTTCAATTTATGTTCATCTGGATTATAGAATGGCGCATTATGTAAAGGTTATGATGGATGAAATTTTTGGAAGAGAAAATTTTAGGAATGAGATTGTGTGGTGTTACACTGGGCCTGGAAGGCAAATAAGTGATTTCCCTGACAAACATGACCTAATCTACAGATATTCTAAATCAGAAAACTATATTTTTAATCCAGATGAGATAAGAATACCTTATGTTAAATTAGATACAGGAAAAACTCATGGCATCTTTAAGCAAAGAGCGATTTTAAATGAAAAAGGGAAAATTCCTGAAGATTGGTGGTCTGATATAACTCCTGTAGCAAGATTACATGCCACTGAACTATTAGCTTTTCCTACCCAAAAACCCGAAGCCCTATTAGAACGCATCGTTCTTGCCTCTTCAAATGAAGGTGATATCGTTGCTGATTTCTTTTCTGGCTCTGGGACTTTGGCAAGAGTTGCCGAAAAACTTGGGAGGAGATGGGTTTGCTGTGATATATCAAAGTATGCAATTCATCTTACAAGAAAAACACTTCTGGATATAGAAAATACAAAGTCCTTAGGAAGAAAGAGTGGTAAAGATAAAGAACCTTATGGGAAACCTTGCCGACCTTTTTACTTGATAACTATTGCAAATTATATGACGGATAAAATGGATAACAGAGCTGATGTTATTAGTCTCATTCTGAATCTTTATGGAGCATCACCTATGAAACAAGTCTTAGAACATCTACATGGTATAAGAGAGAAAGAGAAAGAAATTGTGCATGTAGGACAAGCAAATTTTCCTGTAACTCCTGCTGAGATTTATGAGGTTATCAAAGAGTTTAAGGAAACCCCCTTCTACAAGGATGGATGGACTCTCGTAATCCTCGGTTGGGACTGGGCACCAGATACATTTGAGAGAGCAAGAGATTTATGGGAGAGAGAGGATGTTAAACTTAAACTTCTGCACATTCCCCCAGTTAAAAAAATTGAGGAAATAATTGAAAAACACAATTTAGATTTATCTAAAATTATTAAGTTCGAATATGCTTTTGATGAAAAAGTAAGAGAAAATTTGAGGTTCGTAGAGCCAGGATATGTGCAACTTGAAGTAAAAAAAGATGGTTTAAATGTTGAAATAAAGATAAAAGATTTCTGGGTAAGACTTCCTCATGGGTATGAAGACCTGGAGGAAGAGATAAGAAAAAGAATATCAGAGACAAAAACCGATAAAATCAGAGAAAAATATTTCTTGCCTCTGATAAACTACTGGGCTGTTGATTGGAATTATGATGGAAATGTTTTTAAACATGATTTTGTAAGTTTTGATAAAAAGCTTGGAGAAGGAAAAGTGGATATAAAAGCAAGCAATACTTATGTGAAAGCGGGCACATATAGGGTTGTCGTAAAAATAACTGATATATTTGGCGGTGAAACCTCAAAAGAACTTATTGTGAATGTGGAGGGATAA
- a CDS encoding DEAD/DEAH box helicase family protein gives MARKRVNEFLFEVKKPPSDITFVPPDSILHPYPIRIKIDDPYLDNVKRKFEEYICNGIAWANDQRKKGNPYARFPSEAVCVNNLRLEIKEWREKGYPDVTETTRYLLNFWFEQPRDKVFWFSQREAVEALIYLYEVKGITKVSELLKEFGAFKLSGYGEYDKYPRYAFRMATGSGKTLVMALLTVWSFFNYLYEDKEKYTRFFLFVAPNIIVYDRLRKDLEDLSIYEEFQLIPKDWKRDFKVQVITRDAFSNADRFPPPDDESVIFVTNIHQIGFIEKKTKREDIITTLFDIPSPGKEPYKAKSIRLWEILNNYPNLMILKDEAHHIHREEARWQNYLWDLHEALMTTHSKGIFMELDFTATPKDERGALFPWIIVDFSLREALQTGIVKYPAKVIVHDAPPIKKGFSIEDFMPYIRAALERWRKHKEKLRELGRKSVLFIMADEISSAEAIYEKLLEEPDINSSNMMLIHSELDEWKTKLKQKGREIVSRIRINGEEKEIDKEQAVKLVRWLDDPENPIEVISSVMMLNEGWDVRSVTVILGLRSYASEREILPEQVIGRGLRKLFPQDGIDTEKWVNILEIVGPPNLLKVLDNLEQLEGIKIPNAPEEFFVSFNPRADAPEEFRFEIPKAEFLSFEENIDTKAIVDEIFSKLPSNVFELSEIDEFKKKYEYEVIDLKGQTLDEGQIETPLYDIPIIGLTRLARELQEEIPLPNSFNLLVNILEKYITEKLFNQPVELNDDVLRFLSTKGWYLEIKKNIINIARPLIENPIFSIDAELKQTIKVEELESFPWTKDFVDSEKSLFVRIIYEDNEEKRIPSSPVDNDMERDFVNFLTRARDVISFIKNIPHKVGLGIVYYDSRERKWRKFYPDFIVKSKNGLYIVETKGREEIQISDKNIAAKKWCEAVSKSTGETWIYLYLREGDWDGKDNLKDCKEDDTSSIA, from the coding sequence ATGGCAAGAAAGAGAGTGAATGAATTTCTATTTGAGGTTAAAAAACCACCCTCCGACATAACTTTTGTGCCCCCAGATTCTATCCTCCACCCATATCCTATCAGGATAAAAATTGATGATCCTTATCTTGATAACGTTAAAAGGAAATTCGAAGAATATATCTGTAACGGTATAGCATGGGCGAACGACCAGAGAAAGAAAGGGAATCCTTATGCAAGATTTCCGTCAGAGGCTGTTTGTGTAAATAATTTAAGGTTAGAGATTAAGGAATGGAGGGAAAAAGGTTATCCTGATGTCACAGAGACAACAAGATATTTACTAAATTTCTGGTTTGAACAACCAAGAGATAAGGTGTTCTGGTTTTCCCAAAGGGAAGCTGTTGAGGCATTAATCTATCTTTATGAAGTTAAGGGAATTACAAAAGTGAGTGAACTTTTGAAGGAATTTGGCGCTTTTAAACTATCAGGATATGGAGAATATGACAAATATCCCAGATATGCCTTTAGAATGGCAACGGGCTCGGGCAAAACACTTGTAATGGCTTTGCTTACCGTATGGTCTTTCTTCAATTATCTTTATGAGGATAAAGAAAAATACACCAGATTCTTCCTCTTTGTTGCACCAAATATAATAGTTTATGATAGACTCAGAAAAGATCTTGAAGATCTATCAATCTATGAAGAATTCCAGCTCATACCAAAGGACTGGAAGAGAGATTTTAAAGTCCAAGTTATCACAAGAGATGCATTCTCAAATGCAGATAGGTTCCCACCCCCAGATGATGAAAGTGTAATATTTGTGACAAACATACATCAAATAGGGTTTATAGAGAAGAAGACTAAAAGGGAAGATATCATAACAACATTATTTGATATTCCTTCTCCTGGTAAGGAACCTTACAAGGCAAAATCGATAAGGTTGTGGGAAATTCTCAATAACTACCCTAATCTGATGATTTTAAAGGATGAAGCCCATCATATACATAGAGAAGAAGCGAGATGGCAAAACTACTTATGGGATTTGCACGAAGCTTTGATGACTACTCATTCTAAAGGAATATTTATGGAGCTCGATTTTACTGCCACACCTAAAGATGAGAGAGGTGCTTTATTTCCATGGATAATTGTGGATTTTTCGCTGCGGGAGGCTTTACAGACAGGAATTGTGAAATACCCTGCGAAAGTTATTGTGCATGATGCTCCACCTATCAAGAAAGGATTTTCAATAGAGGATTTTATGCCGTATATCAGAGCAGCGTTAGAGAGATGGAGAAAACATAAGGAAAAACTGAGAGAGCTTGGAAGAAAATCTGTTCTTTTCATAATGGCAGATGAAATATCAAGTGCAGAAGCAATTTATGAGAAATTGCTTGAAGAACCTGACATAAATTCATCGAATATGATGCTTATTCATTCTGAGCTTGATGAATGGAAAACAAAACTAAAGCAAAAAGGAAGAGAAATAGTTTCAAGGATTAGGATTAATGGGGAAGAGAAAGAAATCGATAAAGAACAGGCGGTTAAACTTGTGAGATGGCTTGATGATCCAGAAAATCCAATAGAGGTTATATCTAGTGTTATGATGTTAAATGAGGGATGGGATGTTCGTTCGGTTACCGTTATTCTTGGATTGAGATCCTATGCATCAGAAAGAGAAATTCTTCCTGAACAGGTTATAGGAAGAGGATTGAGGAAGCTCTTCCCTCAGGATGGGATAGATACTGAGAAATGGGTTAACATACTAGAAATTGTCGGACCTCCTAATCTTTTAAAAGTTCTTGATAATCTTGAGCAACTCGAGGGCATAAAGATTCCTAATGCTCCAGAGGAATTTTTTGTATCTTTTAATCCGAGAGCGGATGCTCCAGAGGAATTTAGGTTCGAAATACCAAAAGCAGAGTTTCTTTCTTTCGAAGAAAATATAGATACTAAAGCCATAGTCGATGAAATTTTTTCAAAATTGCCTTCAAATGTTTTTGAGTTATCTGAAATTGATGAGTTTAAGAAAAAGTATGAATATGAAGTTATTGACTTGAAGGGGCAAACTTTAGATGAAGGGCAGATTGAAACACCACTTTATGATATTCCTATTATTGGATTAACCCGTTTGGCAAGAGAATTGCAGGAAGAAATCCCATTACCCAATTCCTTTAATTTACTGGTGAATATTCTTGAAAAATATATTACAGAAAAACTTTTTAACCAACCTGTCGAACTAAACGATGATGTGCTGAGATTTCTGTCTACAAAAGGTTGGTACTTGGAGATAAAGAAAAATATTATAAATATCGCCAGACCTCTTATAGAAAATCCTATATTCTCAATAGATGCGGAATTAAAACAAACTATTAAAGTGGAAGAACTGGAAAGTTTTCCTTGGACTAAAGATTTTGTGGATTCTGAAAAGAGCTTATTTGTAAGGATTATTTACGAAGACAATGAAGAGAAAAGGATCCCTTCCTCTCCAGTAGATAATGATATGGAAAGAGATTTTGTAAATTTTCTAACAAGAGCTAGAGATGTAATATCGTTTATAAAAAACATTCCTCATAAAGTAGGGCTGGGGATCGTCTACTACGACTCAAGAGAGAGGAAATGGAGAAAGTTTTATCCTGATTTTATAGTAAAGAGTAAGAACGGTCTTTACATTGTAGAAACTAAAGGAAGAGAGGAGATTCAAATTTCAGATAAAAATATCGCTGCTAAAAAATGGTGCGAGGCTGTAAGTAAAAGTACAGGCGAGACATGGATATACCTATACCTAAGAGAAGGAGACTGGGATGGAAAAGATAATCTTAAAGATTGTAAAGAAGACGATACGAGTAGCATTGCTTAA
- a CDS encoding 30S ribosomal protein S10, protein MTQIARITLTGTDAKKIDEVCSQIKKIAEKTGVRMKGPIPLPTKRLIVPCRKSPDGEGSETWDHWEMRIHKRLVEIDAQDRALRQLMRVQVPDGVNIEIILKS, encoded by the coding sequence ATGACACAGATAGCAAGAATAACACTCACTGGCACAGACGCAAAAAAAATAGATGAAGTATGTTCTCAAATTAAAAAAATCGCGGAGAAAACTGGAGTGAGAATGAAAGGGCCAATACCATTGCCAACAAAAAGACTTATTGTTCCTTGCAGAAAAAGTCCAGATGGAGAGGGCTCAGAAACATGGGATCACTGGGAAATGAGAATTCACAAAAGACTGGTTGAAATAGATGCCCAGGATAGAGCATTGCGCCAATTAATGCGAGTGCAAGTTCCAGATGGAGTTAATATAGAGATAATTCTTAAATCTTAA
- the tuf gene encoding translation elongation factor EF-1 subunit alpha, with translation MPAQKPHLNLVTIGHVDHGKSTLVGRLMLETGQVDTHVVQKYMEEAKSLGKESFALAWVMDRLKEERERGLTIDVAHQRFDTDKYYFTIIDAPGHRDFVKNMITGTSQADCAILVVSAAPGEGVMAQTKEHAWLARTLGVPQIVVAINKMDATQPPYSKQRYEEVKAQAEKLLTSVGYKDVKYIPVSAWNGDNVKERKKLEWWDGPTLLEAINEFKVPPKPIDKPLRWPIQDVYSITGVGTVPVGRVETGVMKPEDKLIFLPSAQPKGVVGEVKSIEMHHETIPQAVPGDNIGANIRGISKKDVRRGDVAGHVDNPPTVAKLFTAQIMVLNHPSVITVGYTPVFHCHTAQVACRFEELVKKIDPRSGEVKEENPQMLKTGDAAVVKIRPTRPMVIERAKDFPELGRFAIRDMGQTVGAGVCIEVDEKLM, from the coding sequence ATGCCAGCACAAAAACCCCATTTAAATCTGGTTACAATCGGGCATGTTGATCATGGAAAATCAACACTTGTAGGAAGACTGATGCTTGAGACAGGGCAAGTTGATACCCATGTAGTCCAAAAGTACATGGAAGAGGCAAAATCATTGGGTAAAGAGTCTTTTGCACTTGCTTGGGTAATGGATAGACTAAAAGAGGAGAGGGAGAGAGGCCTAACTATAGATGTTGCCCACCAGCGCTTTGACACAGACAAATATTACTTCACAATTATTGATGCGCCGGGCCACAGAGACTTCGTGAAGAACATGATTACAGGAACAAGCCAGGCAGATTGTGCAATTCTTGTCGTATCTGCAGCACCTGGTGAGGGCGTGATGGCGCAAACAAAGGAACATGCATGGCTCGCAAGAACACTCGGTGTGCCCCAGATTGTTGTCGCCATAAACAAGATGGATGCGACTCAACCTCCTTATAGCAAGCAAAGATATGAAGAAGTGAAAGCGCAGGCGGAAAAATTACTCACCAGTGTTGGATATAAGGATGTAAAATATATTCCTGTATCTGCATGGAATGGAGATAATGTAAAGGAGAGGAAAAAATTAGAATGGTGGGACGGACCAACATTGCTAGAAGCTATTAATGAATTCAAAGTTCCTCCAAAACCAATTGACAAACCATTGAGATGGCCAATACAGGATGTTTACTCCATTACAGGTGTAGGAACAGTTCCAGTTGGAAGAGTTGAAACAGGAGTAATGAAACCAGAGGATAAACTCATTTTCCTACCATCCGCTCAACCAAAAGGAGTGGTTGGGGAAGTTAAATCAATAGAAATGCATCACGAAACAATTCCTCAAGCGGTGCCTGGAGACAATATAGGAGCTAATATAAGAGGAATAAGCAAAAAAGATGTAAGGAGAGGAGATGTTGCGGGGCATGTAGATAATCCTCCAACAGTAGCAAAGCTATTTACCGCTCAAATCATGGTATTGAATCATCCTTCGGTTATAACAGTAGGATATACACCCGTATTCCATTGCCACACCGCACAGGTAGCTTGCAGGTTTGAAGAGCTGGTTAAGAAGATTGATCCAAGGAGCGGAGAAGTTAAAGAAGAAAATCCACAAATGCTAAAAACAGGAGATGCTGCTGTTGTTAAAATAAGACCAACTCGCCCAATGGTTATAGAAAGGGCAAAAGATTTCCCAGAGCTTGGAAGATTTGCAATTCGTGATATGGGTCAAACAGTGGGAGCGGGGGTATGCATAGAAGTTGATGAGAAACTGATGTAA
- a CDS encoding UbiX family flavin prenyltransferase, with protein sequence MKFIVAITGASGVLYGIRLLEELKKRNNFVYLIISDTGKKLIEEETDYGLNKISKKADKTFSENEITAEIASGSAKYDAMIVCPCSGKTLSAIANGLAINLIIRSAICCLKEGRKLILVPRETPLDAIYLENMLKLNRLGVIILPAMPAFYIKPKSVDEMVNFIVGKIMDQLGIKNDLYKRWK encoded by the coding sequence ATGAAATTCATTGTTGCAATAACTGGGGCGAGCGGTGTTTTATATGGTATTAGGCTATTGGAGGAATTAAAAAAAAGAAATAACTTTGTTTATTTGATAATTAGTGATACGGGCAAAAAGTTAATAGAGGAAGAAACAGATTATGGGCTTAACAAAATAAGCAAAAAAGCGGACAAAACATTTAGCGAAAATGAAATTACCGCAGAAATTGCTAGTGGGTCAGCTAAATATGATGCAATGATAGTTTGCCCGTGCAGTGGAAAAACTCTATCCGCTATCGCTAACGGATTGGCTATTAACTTAATAATAAGGAGTGCAATTTGCTGTTTAAAAGAAGGGAGGAAATTGATTCTTGTTCCAAGAGAAACACCTCTTGATGCGATATATCTAGAAAATATGCTGAAACTCAATAGATTAGGGGTTATAATTCTTCCTGCAATGCCCGCATTTTATATAAAGCCAAAAAGTGTTGATGAAATGGTAAATTTTATTGTAGGAAAAATAATGGATCAACTAGGGATAAAGAATGATTTGTATAAAAGGTGGAAATAA
- the purS gene encoding phosphoribosylformylglycinamidine synthase subunit PurS — protein MIKARIEIKLKKGIVDPEGKNIAKALNLLGFKNVKNVKTSKIIEILIDEENERDALREVEEMCKKLLTNPVVNEYSIKIEGVDE, from the coding sequence ATGATTAAAGCAAGGATTGAAATAAAATTAAAAAAAGGAATAGTTGATCCCGAAGGGAAAAATATTGCAAAAGCTTTGAATTTACTTGGCTTTAAAAATGTAAAAAATGTAAAAACATCCAAAATAATAGAAATATTGATTGATGAAGAAAATGAAAGAGATGCATTAAGAGAAGTGGAGGAAATGTGCAAAAAATTACTTACAAATCCTGTGGTTAATGAATATTCAATAAAGATAGAGGGCGTGGATGAGTGA
- the purL gene encoding phosphoribosylformylglycinamidine synthase subunit PurL, with protein MSEHLFIEDGYVCRINILDADDNHLEEISKSMKLALNLEEMKKIREYFRKKNRMPTDLELEAIAQAWSEHCCYKSSKYWLRKYLYRIGKNKIVAREDAGVMKFDARHYYSIALESHNHPSAVEPYGGAATGIGGIIRDVLCMGSKPVALIDAIFFGKLDTEYEKLPQGVKHPRYLFKRVVEGIRDYGNRVGIPTVAGQVYFHNSYLGNCLVNVGCIGIMKKEHLIHSSVKNPGDIYIYAGGKTGRDGIHGVTFASEELDEEMEEEITAVQLGDPVTKEPLIHACLECVEKGLVEGMKDMGGGGLSCVCSEIAYEGGKGAEVYLDRVPLREENMKPWEIWVSESQERMLLVVKRENVDEVLKIFEKWDIDAVAIGKVIDEPKIKIFYKGQKVGEIDLAFQVGGVEYVRNYVKPCEKEKEDIEFPMPNLQDIFTKILSSYNVSSREWVIRQYDFEVKGATVVKPLHGEFFSQTHSDAVVIKPLEESFKGLAITIDINPYFTELNPYWGTTSAIDEACRNIASVGAKINSFADCLNFGNPENPERMGEIIEAIRALYDMGKKLGIPYVSGNVSLYNESTAGAVAPTPAIMGVGILKDVRKCATTNLKEEGNPIYLIGETKKEMGGSEYYQALGIDAGKVPRSDAKVLKISMSKVVRAIDKGYIKACHDVSNGGIAIAIAEMVTGGKGAEICLYSLGNLRTDFKLFSESNTRWIVEVRKDKEEDFKNLFEGLKIYKIGNVKGKNLVIYDGDEIEEFINMDKKFLYEIWNKKLWEEMG; from the coding sequence ATGAGTGAGCATCTATTTATTGAAGATGGTTATGTATGCAGAATAAATATATTAGATGCAGATGACAACCATCTTGAAGAAATAAGTAAATCAATGAAGTTAGCTCTAAATCTTGAAGAAATGAAAAAAATAAGGGAATATTTTAGGAAAAAAAATAGGATGCCAACTGATTTGGAGCTTGAAGCAATAGCTCAGGCATGGAGCGAGCATTGCTGTTATAAATCATCAAAATACTGGTTAAGAAAATATCTTTATAGGATAGGAAAAAATAAAATTGTTGCAAGAGAAGATGCAGGGGTAATGAAATTTGATGCCCGTCATTATTATTCAATTGCCCTGGAAAGTCATAACCATCCATCCGCTGTTGAGCCTTATGGGGGGGCTGCGACTGGTATAGGGGGGATAATAAGAGATGTTTTATGCATGGGCTCAAAGCCAGTGGCTCTTATAGATGCAATATTTTTTGGAAAGCTGGATACTGAATATGAAAAGCTTCCGCAGGGAGTAAAACATCCAAGATATCTTTTTAAGAGAGTTGTTGAGGGGATAAGAGATTATGGAAATAGGGTTGGAATTCCAACAGTAGCGGGGCAGGTATATTTTCACAATAGCTATTTAGGAAATTGTCTTGTAAATGTAGGTTGCATAGGGATTATGAAAAAAGAGCATCTTATTCACAGTAGTGTAAAGAACCCGGGAGATATTTATATATATGCGGGCGGGAAAACTGGTAGGGATGGAATACATGGAGTTACTTTTGCATCAGAGGAGCTTGACGAAGAAATGGAGGAAGAAATAACAGCTGTTCAGCTCGGCGATCCAGTAACAAAAGAGCCTTTAATACACGCCTGCTTGGAATGTGTTGAAAAAGGACTGGTGGAGGGCATGAAGGATATGGGCGGGGGCGGGCTCTCCTGCGTTTGCAGTGAAATTGCCTATGAAGGAGGAAAGGGTGCGGAAGTTTATCTCGATAGAGTGCCTTTAAGAGAGGAAAATATGAAGCCGTGGGAGATATGGGTTTCAGAATCGCAGGAGAGAATGCTTCTTGTTGTTAAGAGGGAAAATGTTGATGAGGTTTTGAAAATTTTTGAAAAATGGGATATTGATGCGGTTGCAATTGGAAAAGTTATAGATGAGCCCAAGATTAAAATTTTTTACAAGGGACAGAAAGTAGGGGAAATTGATCTTGCTTTTCAGGTAGGAGGGGTTGAATATGTAAGAAATTATGTTAAGCCATGTGAGAAAGAAAAGGAAGATATTGAATTTCCAATGCCAAATTTACAGGATATATTTACAAAAATTCTTTCATCATATAATGTTTCAAGCAGAGAATGGGTGATAAGGCAATATGATTTTGAAGTAAAGGGAGCAACAGTTGTTAAGCCATTGCATGGAGAATTTTTCTCGCAAACTCATTCAGATGCAGTCGTTATTAAGCCACTGGAGGAATCATTTAAGGGGCTTGCTATAACAATAGATATAAATCCGTATTTTACTGAATTGAATCCCTACTGGGGCACAACATCTGCTATAGATGAAGCCTGCAGAAATATAGCATCTGTTGGAGCAAAAATAAATTCATTTGCGGATTGCCTTAATTTCGGAAACCCTGAAAATCCCGAAAGAATGGGAGAAATTATTGAAGCAATAAGAGCTCTGTATGATATGGGTAAAAAATTAGGTATTCCATATGTTTCAGGAAATGTTAGCCTGTATAATGAAAGCACAGCGGGTGCGGTTGCGCCGACGCCCGCGATAATGGGGGTTGGAATTTTAAAAGATGTTAGGAAATGCGCGACAACAAACTTAAAGGAAGAGGGAAATCCAATATATTTGATAGGAGAGACAAAAAAGGAGATGGGTGGGAGTGAGTATTATCAAGCTCTTGGAATTGATGCGGGTAAAGTGCCGAGGAGTGATGCAAAAGTTTTGAAAATAAGCATGAGTAAAGTTGTTAGGGCAATTGATAAGGGCTATATAAAGGCCTGTCATGATGTATCAAATGGGGGGATTGCAATTGCTATTGCGGAAATGGTTACGGGAGGAAAGGGAGCGGAAATATGCTTATATTCTTTAGGAAATTTAAGGACAGATTTCAAGCTATTTTCTGAAAGTAATACGAGATGGATTGTTGAAGTTAGAAAAGATAAGGAAGAAGATTTTAAAAACCTTTTTGAAGGATTAAAAATATATAAAATAGGAAATGTAAAAGGGAAAAATCTTGTTATTTATGATGGAGATGAAATAGAAGAATTTATAAACATGGATAAGAAATTTTTGTATGAAATATGGAATAAAAAATTGTGGGAAGAAATGGGTTAA